GCAGGCCCATGAGCTGGTGGCGGGCGAGCGGGTCGAGGTCGGCCATCGGCTCGTCCAGGAGCAGGAGTTCCGCGCGCTTGCCGAGGGCGAGCGCGAGGGCGACGCGGGTGCGCTGGCCGCCGGAGAGGTGGTGGACGAGGGTGTCGGAGGAGAAGCCGCCGCCCTCGACGGCCCGGAGCGCGGCGGCGTCGTCCCAGCGGCCGGGGTTGAGCTCGCGGCCCATCCGGAGCGTGTCGGCGACGGTGAGCCGGGGGTGCAGCGGCTTGCCCTGGGCGACGTAGGCGAGGTCCTCGCGGGCGGGGGCCGTGAGGGTGCCCTCGGTGGGGTGGAGCAGGCCGGCGGCGAGGGCGAGGAGGGTGGACTTGCCGGCGCCGTTGGGGCCGACGAGCGCGCAGACGCGGCCGGCGGGGAGGGCGAAGTCGCACTCCCGGACGGCCCAACCGCCCCTCCGGCCCCCGTACTTCTTGCCCAGGAGCTCCGCTCCCAGGACCGTGTTGCTGGTCACGTGTCCTCGTCCCCCTCGAAGTGCTGTGTCAGTACGGCGGTGAAGAGCGCCGCCATGTCCTCGCGGTCCAGCCCCGCGGCGCGGGCCCGGCGGGCCCAGGCGTCGAGCTCGCCCCGGAGGGGGGAGTCGGCGGGGGAGGTGGTCCCGAGCGTGGCGCGGACGAAGGTGCCGAGGCCGCGGCGGGCCTCGACGAGGCCCTCGCGTTCGAGTTCGCGGTACGCCTTGAGGACCGTGTTCGGGTTGATGGCCGTCGCCTCGACGACCTCGCGTGCGGTGGGCAGTCGGTCGCCCGGCTCCAGGAGGCCCATGCGGAGGGCCTGTTTCGTCTGCTGCACGATCTGGAGGTAGGTGGCGACGCCGCTGCGCCGGTCGATGCGGTACTCCACCACGCCCTTCCACCACCCTTTCACTAATCAAGTAGTGAAAGGGTGGTGGAAGAAAGGGGGCGGTGTCAACCGCCCCCTTTTCCCGGAAGGGTCAGGACTCCGAGCGGTACATCAGATCCACCTCGTGGGTCCGGAAGCCGAGCCCCTCGTAGACCCGCACCGCCGCCGTGTTGTCGGCGTCGACGTAGAGCATCGCCGTCGGCAGCCCCTCCGCCGCCAGGTGCCGCAGGCCCGTCGCCGTGAGCGCCTTCCCGAGGCCGCCGCCCTGGGCCTCCGGCAGGATCCCGACCACGTACACCTCGCCGAGGCGCTCCTCGGCGTGGACCTTCGTCCAGTGGAAGCCGACCAGCTCGCCGTCCCTCTCGGCGAGGAAGAAGCCCTTCGGGTCGAACCACGGCTCGGCGATCCGGTCGTCCAGGTCGCGCTGGGTCAGCGAGCCCTGCTCCGGGTGGTGGGCGAAGGCGGCGGCGTTGACCGCGAGCCACGCCGCGTCGTCCTGGCCGGGGACGAAGGTGCGGATCGTGACGCCCTCGGGGAGCGCCGGCTCCGGGATGTCCAGGGGCGCCAGCGGGCGGCGCAGCTGGCGCAGTTCGCGGAAGAGGGTGAGGCCGAGCACCTGGGCGAGGTGGCGGGCGGACGGCTTGCCGCCGTGCGCCCAGACCCGCAGCCGCTTGCCGGAGGCGGTGAGCAGGGCGGTGCCGAGGGCGCGGCCGTGACCGCGGCCGCGCTGGTCGGGGTGGATGACGAGCTCGGCGGCGGGCGCCTCGACCGGGTCGGTCTCCTCCAGCTGGGCGTAGCCGTGGAGGCGGGGGCCGACGGTGAGGAGGAAGTGGCGCACTCCCTCGCGGCGGCCGTGGCGGAGGTAGAGGCGGCCCTGCTCGGACACCGCGTGCACGCCGTCGGAGCGGTCCGCGGCCGTGAGCAGGTCCATGACCTCCTGGACCTGCTCGGGGGTGAGCTCGTCGTACGTCTGGATCTGCCGTCCCGGTTCGAGGGCGGGCGCCGCGTCGGAGGAAGTCATGGCTCCGAGCCTACGGCGAACACTCCGTCAGCCGGAGGCAACTGTCTTGTAACCAGCTACCCCCTGTTGCGCTACGCGCGTTGACTCTAGGCTGCGTCCGCAGGACGGGGGAACGATCAAAGCCGCGTATCGGGGCAAGGGGTAAAGGGGATCACGGGAGAGATGGCAGTGAACGGCAGGAAGAGCAAGACCAAGCGGCGGATTCTGGCCGCCGGTGCGGGGCTGGCGACGGTCGGGGCGCTCGTCGCCGCGATGCCGGCCGGTGCCTCGGAGGACGCGGCCGAGGCCGCCGCGGGCGGGACGAACGGCAAGGGCTGGGGCCGGATGGTCGACGTCCAGCTGCTGTCCTTCAACGACCTGCACGGCAACCTGGAGCCGCCGACCGGGTCCTCGGGCCGGCTCACCCGCGTGAAGGAGGACGGGTCGACCGAGACCATCAACGGCGTCGGCGGCGCCGAGTACCTGGCCACGCACCTGGAGCAGGCCCGCGCGGGTCACCGTTACTCCATCACGGCCGCCGCCGGCGACATGATCGGCGCCTCTCCGCTGGTCTCGGGTCTCTTCCACGACGAGCCGACCATCGAGGCGCTCAACGAGATGAAGCTCGACGTGAGCTCGGTGGGCAACCACGAGTTCGACGAGGGCGCGCGCGAGCTGAGCCGCATACAGAACGGCGGCTGCCACCCGACCGAGGGGTGTTTCGAGGAGGGCAAGACCTTCGAGGGGGCGAACTTCCCCTACCTCGCGGCCAACGTGACGGACGAGAAGAGCGGCAAGCCGCTGCTCGACCCGTACTTCATCTGGGAGAAGGACGGCGTCCGGATCGGCTTCATCGGCGTCACGCTCGAGGGCACGGCGAACATCGTCTCGGCCGAGGGCATCAAGGGCCTGAAGTTCGGCGACGAGGTCGAGACGATCAACAAGTACGCCAAGGTGCTGGAGCGCAAGGGCGTGAAGTCGATCGTCGCCCTGCTCCACGAGGGCGGCATGCCCGCCTCGGGCGCGTACAACTACGACTGCGACACCCCGGGCGCCGGCGCCGGCATCTCCGGTCCGATCGTCGACATCGCCAAGAACGTCACCCCGCAGGTCGACGCCCTGGTCACCGGTCACACGCACCAGGCGTACGCGTGCACCATCCCGGACCCGGCGGGCAAGCCGCGCACGGTGACCTCGGCGGCCTCCTTCGGCCGGCTGTACACCGACACGACGCTCACCTACGACCGGCGCTCGAAGGACATCGTCCGCACCGCCGTCGCCTCCGCCAACCACGTCGTCACCCGGGACGTGGAGCCGCACGGGGCGATCGGCGACCTGATCAAGCGCTGGAAGGCGCTGGCCGAGCCGATCGCGAACCGTCCCGTCGGCCACATCGGCGAGAGCATCGAGAACCCCACCGACGTCTACGAGAAGCCGCTGGGCAACCTCATCGCCGACGCGCAGCTGGCGGGCCTGTCCCCGGCCGACAAGGGCGGTGCGCAGCTCGCGCTGATGAACCCGGGCGGCGTCCGTGCGCCGCTGACCCTGGGGGACGGCGTGGTGACCTACGGCGAGGCGTACACCGTCCAGCCGTTCACCAACATGATGACCGTGGTCGACCTGACCGGTGCCCAGCTCGTCACCGCGCTCCAGCAGCAGGTCAGCGGCGCCAACCTGGCCTCCCCGAAGATCCTCCAGGTGTCGAAGGGCTTCACCTACACCCTGGACATGACCAAGACGGGCGCGGACCGGATCGTGGTCGACTCGGTGCGGCTGAACGGTGAGCCGATCGACCCGGCGAAGAGCTACCGGGTCGCGATGAACGAGTTCCTCACGGGCGGCGGCGACGGCTTCCCGGTCCTGGCCACCGGTACGAACAAGCTGGTCGGCGCCTCGGACCTGGACGTCTTCATCGCCTACCTGACGGCCAACTCCTCGGCCGCCGAGCCGCTGCGGGCCCCGGCGACCGGCCGCATCACGATCGTCAAGTAGTCCTCGGCACTCGCCGACTCCTCGAAGAGGGGGCCGTGCTCCGCCCGACCGGCGGAGGGCGGCCCCCTCTTCCGCGTCCTGGCGCCACCTGCTTCCGCACCCTGGCGCGGCTTGACGCGGACCTGTCATCATCCGGTCCCATGGAGCGACGACGCTTTCTCACCGGGGCCCTCGGGGCCGGAGCCGTCCTGCTGGCCGGGGCGCCCCCGGCGCGGGCCGCGGCCGTGGACACGCGCGCGTGGATGGCGGCGCACGGGGACGGGACCGCGCTCGCGCGGCTCACCATCCCCGGCACGCACGACTCGGGGGCGCGCTTCGGCGGGTGGTGGGCGCAGTGCCAGGACACCACCATCGCCCAGCAGCTCGACAGCGGGGTGCGCTTCCTCGACGTGCGGTGCCGCGTCACCGGCGGCTCCTTCGCCATCCACCACGGTGCCGCCTACCAGAACATGATGTTCGGCGACGTGCTCGTCGCGTGCCGGGACTTCCTCGCCGCGCACCCCTCCGAGACCGTGCTCATGCGGGTCAAGCAGGAGTACTCGACGGAGTCCGACGCCACCTTCCGGGCCGTCTTCGACGACTACCTCGACCGGCGCGGCTGGCGCCCCCTCTTCCGGATCGGCGACGGGCTGCCGCTCCTCGGCGAGGCACGGGGGCGGGTCGTCCTGCTCGCCGACAACGGCGGACTGCCCGGGATACGGTGGGCCGACTCCCGGTACTTCGCCGTCCAGGACGACTGGAACGCGCTCCCCGACGCCAAGTACCCCAAGATCGAGGCCCACTTCCGGGCCGCGGTCGAACGCCCCGGACCGCTGTACGTGAACTTCGTCAGCACCTCCGCCGGGCTGCCGCCCCGCTGGAACTCCGACAACCTCAACCCGCGCGTCCACACCTGGCTGGACGGCTCGTGGGCGGCCGGCCGCACCGGCCTCGGCATCGTCCCCCTGGACTTCCCCGCCACCCGCGCCGGGCTGGTGGAGGCGCTGCTGCGGCACAACTGACCCTGGGCCGAAATCGCCGGCGCGGTCCCCCCCGCCCGTACGACGATGCCCGCATGGAGACCAGCGACAGCGACACGGACGTGCGGCGGTGGACCGCCTCCACCGTCCACACCGACATGTGGGCCGACCCCGGCGAGGACCCGCGCGAGGACGGCGGCGCGGCCGTGGTCGACGAGCGCGGGGCCCTCCTCGACGCCCTGCGCCACTTCCGGCTCACCCTGGAGCTGAAGTGCGAGGGCCTGGACGCCGCGCAGCTCGCCCGCCGCTCCGTGCCGCCCTCCACCATGTCCCTCCTCGGCCTGATCCGGCACATGGCCGAGGACGAGCGCCACTTCCGCCGCCTCGCCGGCGAGGACTCGCCCCGGATCTACCGCACCCCGGACGACCGCGAGGCCGACTGGACCGGCGCGGTCGCCGACCCGGACGTCGTCGCCGAGGCCCGGCGCCGCTGGAAGGAGGAGGCGGCGGCCACCGACGCGTACCTCGCCGCCGCCCCCGACCTCGGCGCCCCGACCCCCGACGGCGGGCAGCTGCGCGAGCTCCTCACCATGCAGATCACCGAGTACGCCCGCCACTGCGGCCACGCCGACCTCCTCCGCGAGCGCGTCGACGGCCGGGTGGGGCAGTAGTCGGTCACGCCGTGACCTCCGGCGGCGGCGTCGGCGCGCCCGGGAGGCGGAGGGTCACCACCGTGCCGCCGCCCTCCGCCGGGGAGAGGCTCACCGAGCCGCCCGTCTGCTTCATCGTGCGGGCCACGATCGACAGGCCCAGGCCCGAGCCGGGCAGGCTGCGCGCCGACGGCGAGCGCCAGAAGCGGTCGAAGACGTGCGGGAGTTCGTCCGGGGCGATGCCCGGGCCGTGGTCGCGGACCGTCAGCTCGCCCCGCATCAGCGTCACCTCGACCGTGCCGCGCGGCGGCGAGAACTTCACCGCGTTGTCCAGGACGTTGACCAGGGCGCGCTCCAGGGCGGCCGGTTCGGCCCGGACGTACCAGGGCGCCAGGTCGGTGGCGAAGCTCAGCTCCGGGCCGCGCAGCCGCGCCCGGTCGAGCGCCGAGCGCAGCACCGTGTGGAGCGCGACGACCTCCAGCGGACCGGGCCGCACCGCGTCCGGCCGGGCCAGCTCCTGGAGGTCGCCGATCAGCGCCGCCAGCTCCGTCATCTGCGCCTTCACCGAGGCCATCAGCGCCCGCCGGTCCTCCGCCGGGATCGCCCGGCCGGTCTCCTCGCTGCGGGCCAGCAGCTCGATGTTGGTGCGCAGCGAGGTCAGCGGGGTGCGCAGCTCGTGCCCCGCGTCCGCGATCAGCCGCGCCTGCCGGTCCCGCGAGGTCGCGAGCGCCGCCGTCATCTGGTTGAAGGCGCGCGACAGGCGGGCGATCTCGTCCTCGCCCTCGGCGGGGATCCGTACCGTCAGGTCCTCCGTCGCGGCCACGTGCTCCACCGCCCCGGTCAGCCGGTGCACCGGCTCGAGGCCGGTCCTGGCCACCCACAGGCCGGCCGCGCCCGCGCCGACCACCCCGATGCCGGAGACGACGAGCAGCACCCAGCCCAGGGTGGAGAGGGAGTTGTCGATCTCGGCGAGCGGGCGGGCGACGGAGACCGCGAGGCCGGGCTGCCTCGGCTGCGGGTAGGTGTAGACGCGCATCTCGCGCCCGTCGGCGTCCTTCGCCGTGTGCAGGAGGTACGCGAGCGTGCCCCGGGCCACCGCCAGGTCGCCCTCCCCGGCCGGGATCGCCGCCTCGCCGGAGGTGCAGACGCCGCCGGCCGCGTCGATGATCTGGACGGTGAAGCCGGCGGCCGGCGGCGGTTCCTGGTCCGCCTGGCACAGCCGGATCAGGTTCTGCACCGCCAGCGGGTCGAGCCGGGTGTTGCGCAGCGCCGCGTCCATCTCGCTCTCCAGCTGCGCCCGGGTCACGAACCAGCAGGCCGCGGAGACGGCGGCGACCGCGACGGCCACCGCGAAGGCGGTCAGCAGCGCGAGGCGGGAGCGCAGCGGCCGGGACCGGAACCAGGCCAGGGGGGTGCGGGGCCGCGTCATTCGGTCCCGCCTCCGCCGCGCAGCACGTAGCCGACCCCGCGCACGGTGTGGACGAGGCGCGGCTCGCCGCCCGCCTCCGTCTTGCGCCGCAGGTACATCACGTACACGTCCAGCGAGTTCGAGCTCGGCTCGAAGTCGAAGCCCCACACGGCCTTGAGGATCTGCTCGCGGGTGAGGACCTGGCGGGGGTGCGCCAGGAACATCTCCAGGAGCGTGAACTCGGTGCGGGTCAGTTCCACGGGCCGCCCGGCGCGGGTGACCTCGCGGGTCGCCAGGTCCATCCGCAGGTCCTCGAAGGCGAGCACGTCGGACGGTTCGGCGGCGGAGGCCGACGGGACGGCGTACGAGCTGCGGCGCAGCAGGGCGCGGATGCGGGCGAAGAGCTCGTCGAGCTCGAAGGGCTTCACCAGGTAGTCGTCGGCGCCCGCGTCGAGGCCGGTGACCCGGTCGCCGACGGTGTCGCGGGCGGTCAGCATGAGGATGGGCACGGTCGAGCCGGCGGCCCGGATCCGGCGGGCCGCCGTGAGCCCGTCCATGCGGGGCATCTGCACGTCGAGGACGACGAGGTCGGGGGCGTACGCCTCCATGGCGGCGAGCGCGTCGACCCCGTCGACGGCCTCCCGGGTCGCGTACCCCTCGAAGGCGAGGGAGCGCCGCAGGGCCTCCCGCACGGCGGGTTCGTCGTCGACGATGAGGATGCGTTCGGTTGCGTTCGGCTGCCCGCTGCTCATGGGGTCAGCGTCCCATGCGTTCAGCTCGGACCGCCCGACCGGAGGGCGTCGAGGTCGGCCTTGAGGGTGTTCACCGGGATGGCGAATCCGAGCCCCACACTGCCGGCCGTGGAACCGCTCGAAGAACTGGGCGAGTACATGGCCGAATTGATCCCGATGATCTCGCCGTTCATATTGATCAGCGCGCCGCCGGAATTCCCCGGGTTGAGCGAGGCGTCGGTCTGGATCGCTTTGTAGGTGGTCTTCGAGCTGCCGGTGTCGCCGTTGAACTCCTGTCCGCCGAACTCGAACGGCCAGCCCTGCCGCGGGTCCCACTGCCGCTGCGTGTCCGGGGAGCCGGTGCCCTCGTCGTCCTTCGCGACCGTGACGTCCCGGTCGAGCGCGGAGACGATGCCGCTGGTGACGGTGCCGGTGAGGCCCTCGGGGGAGCCGATGGCGACGACCTCGTCGCCGACCTTCACCCGGGACGAGTCGCCGAGGGTGGCGGCCTTCAGGCCGGAGGCGTCCTTCAGCTTGATGAGGGCGAGGTCCTTGTCGGGGTCCTTGCCGACGACCTCGGCCCGGTAGGTCTTGCCGTCGCTGGTCCGCACGGTGATCTCGGAGGCGCCGGAGATCACGTGGTTGTTGGTGACGATCTCGCCGTCGGCGGTGATGATCACGCCGGAGCCGGTGGAGGCGCCGGAGGCGGAGGTCGCGGAGATCTCCACGATCGAGGGGGAGACGGCCTCGGCGACCCCGGCGACCGTGCCGGTGCTGCTCGCGGAGACGTTGGTGCCGGTCACCGGGGCGGAGGCCGCGGCGGTGACGGGCGCGTCCGAGGTCAGCTGCTGGACGAGGGTCGCGGTGCCGCCGCCGATCGCCGCGGCGGCGATGGCCACGGCCGCCATCAGGCCGACCCCGCGCTTGGCGCGCCGGCGGGAGACGGGGGCGGCGGCGGGTGCCGGGCCGGCCGTCACGTACGGCGGCTCGGCCGGGGGAGGGGTGTACCCGCCGCCTGATCCGGACGGCCACACGGTGGTGCCCGGCTCGGTGGTGATCGGCCGCGTCGG
The Streptomyces roseofulvus genome window above contains:
- a CDS encoding HAMP domain-containing sensor histidine kinase gives rise to the protein MTRPRTPLAWFRSRPLRSRLALLTAFAVAVAVAAVSAACWFVTRAQLESEMDAALRNTRLDPLAVQNLIRLCQADQEPPPAAGFTVQIIDAAGGVCTSGEAAIPAGEGDLAVARGTLAYLLHTAKDADGREMRVYTYPQPRQPGLAVSVARPLAEIDNSLSTLGWVLLVVSGIGVVGAGAAGLWVARTGLEPVHRLTGAVEHVAATEDLTVRIPAEGEDEIARLSRAFNQMTAALATSRDRQARLIADAGHELRTPLTSLRTNIELLARSEETGRAIPAEDRRALMASVKAQMTELAALIGDLQELARPDAVRPGPLEVVALHTVLRSALDRARLRGPELSFATDLAPWYVRAEPAALERALVNVLDNAVKFSPPRGTVEVTLMRGELTVRDHGPGIAPDELPHVFDRFWRSPSARSLPGSGLGLSIVARTMKQTGGSVSLSPAEGGGTVVTLRLPGAPTPPPEVTA
- the mshD gene encoding mycothiol synthase, with translation MTSSDAAPALEPGRQIQTYDELTPEQVQEVMDLLTAADRSDGVHAVSEQGRLYLRHGRREGVRHFLLTVGPRLHGYAQLEETDPVEAPAAELVIHPDQRGRGHGRALGTALLTASGKRLRVWAHGGKPSARHLAQVLGLTLFRELRQLRRPLAPLDIPEPALPEGVTIRTFVPGQDDAAWLAVNAAAFAHHPEQGSLTQRDLDDRIAEPWFDPKGFFLAERDGELVGFHWTKVHAEERLGEVYVVGILPEAQGGGLGKALTATGLRHLAAEGLPTAMLYVDADNTAAVRVYEGLGFRTHEVDLMYRSES
- a CDS encoding bifunctional metallophosphatase/5'-nucleotidase, which encodes MAVNGRKSKTKRRILAAGAGLATVGALVAAMPAGASEDAAEAAAGGTNGKGWGRMVDVQLLSFNDLHGNLEPPTGSSGRLTRVKEDGSTETINGVGGAEYLATHLEQARAGHRYSITAAAGDMIGASPLVSGLFHDEPTIEALNEMKLDVSSVGNHEFDEGARELSRIQNGGCHPTEGCFEEGKTFEGANFPYLAANVTDEKSGKPLLDPYFIWEKDGVRIGFIGVTLEGTANIVSAEGIKGLKFGDEVETINKYAKVLERKGVKSIVALLHEGGMPASGAYNYDCDTPGAGAGISGPIVDIAKNVTPQVDALVTGHTHQAYACTIPDPAGKPRTVTSAASFGRLYTDTTLTYDRRSKDIVRTAVASANHVVTRDVEPHGAIGDLIKRWKALAEPIANRPVGHIGESIENPTDVYEKPLGNLIADAQLAGLSPADKGGAQLALMNPGGVRAPLTLGDGVVTYGEAYTVQPFTNMMTVVDLTGAQLVTALQQQVSGANLASPKILQVSKGFTYTLDMTKTGADRIVVDSVRLNGEPIDPAKSYRVAMNEFLTGGGDGFPVLATGTNKLVGASDLDVFIAYLTANSSAAEPLRAPATGRITIVK
- a CDS encoding phosphatidylinositol-specific phospholipase C — its product is MERRRFLTGALGAGAVLLAGAPPARAAAVDTRAWMAAHGDGTALARLTIPGTHDSGARFGGWWAQCQDTTIAQQLDSGVRFLDVRCRVTGGSFAIHHGAAYQNMMFGDVLVACRDFLAAHPSETVLMRVKQEYSTESDATFRAVFDDYLDRRGWRPLFRIGDGLPLLGEARGRVVLLADNGGLPGIRWADSRYFAVQDDWNALPDAKYPKIEAHFRAAVERPGPLYVNFVSTSAGLPPRWNSDNLNPRVHTWLDGSWAAGRTGLGIVPLDFPATRAGLVEALLRHN
- a CDS encoding ABC transporter ATP-binding protein, whose translation is MTSNTVLGAELLGKKYGGRRGGWAVRECDFALPAGRVCALVGPNGAGKSTLLALAAGLLHPTEGTLTAPAREDLAYVAQGKPLHPRLTVADTLRMGRELNPGRWDDAAALRAVEGGGFSSDTLVHHLSGGQRTRVALALALGKRAELLLLDEPMADLDPLARHQLMGLLMADAAERGTTVVMSSHILTELEGSCDHLLLLSGGRIRLDGAVDDLLAAHTLLRGPVGDLAPHTVVDTRTTGRQLTALVRHEGPVEGPWETSEPSLEELLLAHLRHPEGAPA
- a CDS encoding response regulator transcription factor, which encodes MSSGQPNATERILIVDDEPAVREALRRSLAFEGYATREAVDGVDALAAMEAYAPDLVVLDVQMPRMDGLTAARRIRAAGSTVPILMLTARDTVGDRVTGLDAGADDYLVKPFELDELFARIRALLRRSSYAVPSASAAEPSDVLAFEDLRMDLATREVTRAGRPVELTRTEFTLLEMFLAHPRQVLTREQILKAVWGFDFEPSSNSLDVYVMYLRRKTEAGGEPRLVHTVRGVGYVLRGGGGTE
- a CDS encoding S1C family serine protease, translating into MTDHQQPQQPYYPPRPPFEPTRPITTEPGTTVWPSGSGGGYTPPPAEPPYVTAGPAPAAAPVSRRRAKRGVGLMAAVAIAAAAIGGGTATLVQQLTSDAPVTAAASAPVTGTNVSASSTGTVAGVAEAVSPSIVEISATSASGASTGSGVIITADGEIVTNNHVISGASEITVRTSDGKTYRAEVVGKDPDKDLALIKLKDASGLKAATLGDSSRVKVGDEVVAIGSPEGLTGTVTSGIVSALDRDVTVAKDDEGTGSPDTQRQWDPRQGWPFEFGGQEFNGDTGSSKTTYKAIQTDASLNPGNSGGALINMNGEIIGINSAMYSPSSSSGSTAGSVGLGFAIPVNTLKADLDALRSGGPS
- a CDS encoding DUF664 domain-containing protein, which translates into the protein METSDSDTDVRRWTASTVHTDMWADPGEDPREDGGAAVVDERGALLDALRHFRLTLELKCEGLDAAQLARRSVPPSTMSLLGLIRHMAEDERHFRRLAGEDSPRIYRTPDDREADWTGAVADPDVVAEARRRWKEEAAATDAYLAAAPDLGAPTPDGGQLRELLTMQITEYARHCGHADLLRERVDGRVGQ
- a CDS encoding GntR family transcriptional regulator gives rise to the protein MVEYRIDRRSGVATYLQIVQQTKQALRMGLLEPGDRLPTAREVVEATAINPNTVLKAYRELEREGLVEARRGLGTFVRATLGTTSPADSPLRGELDAWARRARAAGLDREDMAALFTAVLTQHFEGDEDT